The following are encoded together in the Syngnathus scovelli strain Florida chromosome 12, RoL_Ssco_1.2, whole genome shotgun sequence genome:
- the rhoq gene encoding rho-related GTP-binding protein RhoQ, whose protein sequence is MANGTGTIMLKCVVVGDGAVGKTCLLMSYANDAFPEEYVPTVFDHYAVSVNVGGKQYLLGLYDTAGQEDYDRLRPLSYPMTDVFLICFSVVNPASFQNVREEWVPELREYAPNVPYLLIGTQIDLRDDPKTIAKLNDMKEKPIVTEQGLKLAKEIGACCYVECSALTQKGLKTVFDEAIIAILTPKRKKGALKRRMGPRCMNCCLIT, encoded by the exons ATGGCAAACGGAACCGGTACTATTATGTTAAAATGTGTCGTGGTCGGAGATGGTGCAGTGGGCAAAACGTGTCTTCTTATGAGCTATGCCAATGACGCCTTTCCTGAGGAATATGTCCCAACAGTCTTTGATCATTATGCAG TGAGCGTCAATGTCGGAGGAAAGCAGTACTTGCTGGGACTCTACGACACTGCCGGCCAG GAGGATTATGACCGACTCAGGCCATTGTCCTACCCGATGACGGACGTTTTCCTCATCTGCTTCTCGGTGGTGAACCCTGCCAGTTTCCAGAATGTGCGTGAAGAATGGGTGCCCGAGTTGCGGGAGTACGCACCTAATGTTCCCTACTTGCTCATTGGTACTCAG ATTGATCTACGCGATGACCCAAAGACCATTGCCAAACTGAATGATATGAAGGAGAAACCTATCGTGACTGAGCAAGGCTTGAAACTGGCAAAGGAG ATTGGAGCATGTTGCTACGTGGAGTGCTCAGCACTAACCCAGAAAGGTCTGAAGACGGTGTTCGATGAGGCCATCATAGCCATTTTGACTCCCAAGCGAAAGAAGGGAGCTTTAAAAAGAAGAATGGGACCCCGTTGC